In Microbacterium binotii, one DNA window encodes the following:
- a CDS encoding Rv2578c family radical SAM protein has product MRWNGQKVGEEDASALPGMERLEGLVRSVTTPEFAGMTFHEVAARSALNHVPGSSAMPFDWTINPYRGCSHACTYCFARGTHTYLDLDAGRDFDTQVVVKVNIAEVLERELARSSWGREHVALGTNTDPYQRAEGRYRLMPGIIDALAASGTPFSLLTKGTLLRRDLPVLQRAHEQVPVSIAMSIALFDDDLQRSVEPGTPTAQARLDTVRAATDAGFRVTVFLMPVMPHLTDSIAALDDALRRIRAAGAIRVVYGALHLRPGVKPWFMAWLRREHPELVSSYLGLYPGASVSAPKAYRQWLARRVRPLLRVHGLDGRDEEEPVRARPVAPGARAAPAAASVRTTGPAPQPARLF; this is encoded by the coding sequence ATGCGGTGGAACGGTCAGAAGGTCGGCGAGGAGGATGCGTCGGCGCTGCCCGGGATGGAGCGGCTTGAGGGGCTCGTGCGCTCGGTGACGACGCCGGAGTTCGCCGGCATGACCTTCCACGAGGTCGCGGCACGCTCTGCGCTGAATCACGTTCCCGGCTCGTCGGCGATGCCCTTCGACTGGACCATCAACCCGTACCGCGGGTGCAGCCATGCCTGCACGTACTGCTTCGCCCGCGGCACGCACACGTACCTCGACCTCGATGCGGGTCGGGACTTCGACACCCAGGTCGTGGTGAAGGTCAACATCGCCGAGGTGCTCGAGCGAGAGCTCGCCCGCAGCTCGTGGGGTCGTGAGCACGTCGCCCTCGGCACCAACACCGACCCGTACCAGCGTGCAGAGGGGCGCTACCGACTCATGCCCGGCATCATCGACGCGCTGGCCGCATCCGGAACCCCCTTCTCCCTGCTGACGAAGGGGACGCTGCTGCGCCGCGACCTGCCGGTGCTGCAGCGGGCGCACGAGCAGGTCCCGGTGTCCATCGCGATGTCGATCGCCCTCTTCGACGACGATCTGCAGCGTTCGGTCGAACCGGGCACGCCGACGGCACAAGCCCGCCTCGATACCGTGCGCGCGGCGACGGATGCGGGCTTTCGCGTCACGGTCTTCCTCATGCCCGTGATGCCGCACCTGACCGACTCGATCGCGGCACTCGACGACGCACTGCGGCGGATCAGAGCGGCGGGGGCGATCCGCGTCGTCTACGGCGCTCTGCACCTGCGCCCCGGCGTGAAGCCCTGGTTCATGGCGTGGTTGCGACGTGAGCATCCGGAGCTCGTCTCGAGCTACCTGGGCCTGTATCCGGGCGCGTCGGTGAGCGCCCCGAAGGCGTACCGCCAGTGGCTCGCGCGGCGCGTGCGACCGCTGCTGCGGGTGCACGGGCTCGACGGCCGCGACGAGGAGGAGCCGGTGCGTGCGCGTCCTGTCGCCCCGGGCGCGCGTGCGGCGCCGGCCGCCGCATCCGTGCGCACCACCGGTCCGGCGCCGCAGCCGGCGCGGCTGTTCTGA
- a CDS encoding ECF transporter S component — MARTSVLSTRVLLVCAAIGVATGILGGIAGWATVPLLGFVPPLYGLLLGVHVLPGIIAQEVLRRPGVALLAHLLAALVSSATAPQYALQFLGTAVLFGGIQEVVAAATRYRSWRAWRFFVSALVIGVIIAAAVFFAAHLKTLPIWAQVAYLAISVLAPVAWTAVGLWVGIGLRRAGVVRGGR, encoded by the coding sequence GTGGCCCGCACCTCCGTTCTGTCGACGCGCGTGCTGCTCGTCTGCGCCGCGATCGGTGTGGCCACGGGCATCCTCGGCGGCATCGCGGGCTGGGCCACGGTGCCGCTCCTCGGATTCGTCCCGCCGCTGTACGGCCTGCTCCTGGGCGTGCACGTGCTGCCCGGCATCATCGCGCAGGAGGTGCTGCGCCGACCCGGCGTCGCGCTCCTGGCGCATCTGCTGGCCGCCCTCGTCTCCAGCGCCACCGCGCCGCAGTACGCACTGCAGTTCCTGGGCACGGCCGTGCTGTTCGGTGGCATCCAGGAGGTGGTCGCCGCCGCGACCCGGTACCGGTCGTGGCGCGCATGGCGCTTCTTCGTGTCGGCGCTCGTCATCGGCGTCATCATCGCCGCCGCGGTGTTCTTCGCCGCGCACCTGAAGACGCTTCCGATCTGGGCGCAGGTCGCCTACCTCGCCATCTCGGTCCTCGCCCCCGTCGCCTGGACCGCCGTGGGCCTCTGGGTCGGCATCGGACTGCGTCGCGCGGGCGTCGTGCGCGGCGGGCGCTGA
- a CDS encoding ABC transporter ATP-binding protein, with amino-acid sequence MPAASADRDAPSAASGIRAPLLQVDGLSITHEGATRPSPASVSFRIDPGEVVLLLGPSGSGKSTLALALNGLIPHDIPAEVAGRVRAGNLDTRDASVAQLSTQVAMVFQDPDAQLVTGTLLDEVAFGPENLRLPVDEVLRRAEDALRRVGLWDRRHENPDRLSGGGRQRLAIAAALAMGSPLLVLDEPTANLDPRGIEEVYATLADLVAAGDRAILLIEHNLDAAVPLIDRVVVLDAAGAVIADGAADDVLRTRADELHELGVWLPTSTLAALRLRAAGYRMEPLPLSPDELRAALEAQPAPASVAHIVPAGTAPRAVREPIVQVRSLTLRRGRTEVLHDVSLSVAAGSFVAIVGANGAGKTSLLQAIAGVVVPPRGTVTVAGTDVGRADARTLPARIGFVFQNPEHQFIAHTVSDEIAHGLRRQRLADEEVGRRTDELLTRFGLVERAQAHPFLLSGGQKRRLSVGTALVAGAPVLALDEPTFGQDRARADELLALLAELNAAGTTVLVVTHDMQLVTEYADHVVVVHEGRVAASGRTSDVFADAALIERAGLRPPPLRRALAQLEGHPALDGVVRLADLP; translated from the coding sequence GTGCCCGCTGCCTCCGCCGATCGCGACGCTCCGTCCGCCGCATCCGGCATCCGCGCACCCCTCCTGCAGGTCGACGGCCTCTCGATCACCCACGAGGGAGCGACGCGTCCCTCTCCCGCATCCGTCTCGTTCCGGATCGATCCCGGCGAGGTCGTGCTGCTGCTGGGGCCGAGCGGTTCCGGCAAGTCGACGCTGGCTCTGGCGCTGAACGGGCTCATCCCCCACGACATCCCGGCCGAGGTCGCCGGTCGCGTGAGAGCCGGGAACCTGGACACCCGTGACGCCTCGGTCGCTCAGCTGAGCACGCAGGTGGCGATGGTGTTCCAGGATCCCGATGCCCAGCTCGTCACCGGCACGCTCCTGGACGAAGTCGCCTTCGGACCCGAGAACCTGCGCCTGCCCGTCGATGAGGTGCTCCGCCGCGCCGAAGACGCCCTGCGCCGCGTCGGACTCTGGGACCGTCGGCACGAGAACCCGGACCGCCTGTCCGGCGGCGGACGCCAGCGCCTCGCGATCGCCGCTGCCCTCGCCATGGGCTCCCCTCTCCTGGTGCTGGACGAGCCCACGGCCAACCTCGATCCGCGGGGCATCGAGGAGGTGTACGCGACGCTCGCCGACCTGGTCGCGGCCGGCGATCGCGCAATCCTGCTGATCGAGCACAACCTGGATGCGGCCGTGCCGCTGATCGATCGCGTCGTCGTGCTGGATGCGGCGGGCGCGGTCATCGCGGATGGGGCTGCCGACGATGTGCTGCGTACGCGCGCGGACGAGCTGCACGAGCTCGGCGTGTGGCTGCCGACCTCCACCCTCGCGGCGCTCCGGCTGCGGGCCGCGGGGTACCGGATGGAGCCGCTGCCCCTGAGCCCGGATGAGCTGCGCGCGGCGCTCGAGGCGCAGCCTGCACCCGCATCCGTCGCACACATCGTGCCGGCGGGCACCGCGCCGCGCGCGGTCCGCGAGCCGATCGTGCAGGTGCGCTCGCTCACCCTGCGGCGCGGGCGTACCGAGGTGCTCCACGATGTGTCGCTCAGCGTCGCCGCGGGCTCCTTCGTCGCGATCGTCGGAGCCAACGGCGCCGGAAAGACGAGCCTGCTGCAGGCGATCGCGGGAGTCGTCGTCCCCCCGCGCGGCACCGTGACGGTCGCAGGGACCGACGTCGGCCGCGCCGACGCCCGGACGCTTCCCGCCCGCATCGGCTTCGTGTTCCAGAATCCGGAGCACCAGTTCATCGCCCATACGGTCTCCGACGAGATCGCGCACGGCCTGCGGCGGCAGCGGCTCGCCGACGAGGAGGTCGGCCGTCGCACCGACGAGCTGCTCACCCGGTTCGGCCTGGTCGAGCGTGCCCAGGCGCATCCCTTCCTGCTCTCGGGCGGTCAGAAGCGCCGTCTCTCGGTCGGTACGGCCCTCGTGGCCGGCGCGCCGGTGCTCGCACTCGACGAACCGACCTTCGGGCAGGACCGGGCGCGTGCGGACGAGCTGCTCGCCCTGCTCGCCGAGCTCAACGCGGCGGGCACCACGGTGCTCGTGGTCACGCACGACATGCAGCTCGTGACGGAGTACGCCGATCACGTCGTCGTCGTGCACGAGGGGCGCGTCGCCGCATCCGGCCGCACGTCCGACGTGTTCGCCGACGCGGCGCTCATCGAGCGAGCCGGGTTGCGTCCGCCGCCGCTGCGGCGCGCGCTCGCGCAGCTGGAGGGCCATCCCGCCCTCGACGGAGTCGTGCGCTTGGCGGATCTGCCATGA
- a CDS encoding DEAD/DEAH box helicase gives MPKNKKPAGGRPAKNFEPRYGTKTSFQDRKRRPGESSAGSTGSKSPNHRGYREDAAESAPKRRWTAAERAGRDEARGIREGRPARSFDDRPARRDGERPARSFDDRPRRSFDDRPARSFDDRPRRSFDDRPARRDGERPARSFDDRPRRSFDDRPARSFDDRPARRDGDRPARSFDDRPRRSFDDRPARREGERPARSFDDRPRRSFDDRPARSFDDRPRRSFDDRPARREGERPARSFDDRPARRDGDRPARSFDDRPRRSFDDRPRRSFDDRPARREGGSRSDWNATAAKAHDQHVDVVHERLEAEAVQAETIEGQGFGELGLGQNIVKVLAELGAPSPFPIQSATIPPILEGRDVLARGRTGSGKTIAFGAPLVERILRAQAGTRREFGRRPKALILAPTRELALQIDRTVQPIARSVGLFTTQIYGGVPQARQVGALKKGIDIIIGTPGRIEDLINQGKLDLSEVQVSVLDEADHMAELGFAEPVQRILRLTGEGSQKLLFSATLDREVAALVDEFLVDPAVYEVAGETQETGTIDHRVFVVDHRDKAELLASLVDRDGKTLVFSRTRAFAEMLVENFEDAGISAVALHGDLNQAKRTRNLQRLTDGKVNVLVATDVAARGIHVDDIDLVIQADAPDEYKTYLHRSGRTGRAGRSGTVVTLVPRQRRRRMTELLSRAEIDAPFEEVRPGDDVVEEVAGRQLADVASA, from the coding sequence ATGCCCAAGAACAAGAAGCCCGCCGGCGGACGTCCGGCCAAGAACTTCGAGCCCCGCTACGGCACGAAGACCTCGTTCCAGGACCGCAAGCGTCGTCCGGGCGAGTCCTCGGCCGGCTCGACCGGCTCCAAGAGCCCCAACCACCGCGGCTACCGTGAGGATGCCGCTGAGTCGGCCCCCAAGCGCCGGTGGACCGCCGCTGAACGCGCCGGTCGCGACGAGGCCCGCGGCATCCGCGAGGGTCGCCCCGCCCGGTCGTTCGACGACCGCCCCGCCCGTCGTGACGGCGAGCGCCCCGCGCGTTCGTTCGACGATCGTCCCCGTCGTTCGTTCGATGACCGCCCGGCGCGCTCCTTCGACGACCGTCCGCGTCGTTCCTTCGATGACCGCCCGGCTCGTCGTGACGGCGAGCGCCCCGCGCGTTCGTTCGATGACCGTCCGCGTCGTTCGTTCGATGACCGTCCGGCGCGCTCCTTCGATGACCGTCCGGCTCGCCGTGACGGTGACCGTCCGGCGCGTTCGTTCGACGACCGCCCCCGTCGTTCGTTCGATGACCGTCCGGCTCGCCGTGAGGGCGAGCGCCCCGCGCGTTCGTTCGACGACCGTCCGCGTCGTTCCTTCGACGACCGTCCGGCGCGTTCGTTCGACGACCGTCCCCGTCGTTCGTTCGATGACCGTCCGGCTCGCCGTGAGGGCGAGCGCCCCGCGCGTTCGTTCGATGACCGTCCGGCCCGTCGTGACGGTGACCGTCCGGCGCGTTCGTTCGACGACCGTCCCCGTCGTTCGTTCGATGACCGTCCGCGTCGCTCCTTCGACGACCGCCCCGCGCGCCGCGAGGGCGGCAGCCGTTCGGACTGGAATGCGACGGCCGCCAAGGCGCACGACCAGCACGTCGACGTCGTGCACGAGCGTCTCGAGGCCGAAGCCGTCCAGGCCGAGACCATCGAGGGGCAGGGCTTCGGTGAGCTCGGTCTCGGTCAGAACATCGTGAAGGTGCTCGCCGAGCTCGGCGCCCCCAGCCCGTTCCCGATCCAGTCCGCGACGATCCCCCCGATCCTCGAGGGGCGCGACGTGCTCGCCCGTGGCCGTACCGGCTCCGGCAAGACCATCGCCTTCGGCGCGCCGCTGGTCGAGCGCATCCTGCGCGCGCAGGCGGGCACCCGTCGCGAGTTCGGCCGCCGACCCAAGGCGCTCATCCTCGCGCCCACGCGTGAGCTCGCCCTGCAGATCGACCGCACCGTGCAGCCGATCGCCCGCAGCGTCGGCCTGTTCACCACGCAGATCTACGGCGGCGTGCCCCAGGCGCGCCAGGTCGGTGCGCTCAAGAAGGGCATCGACATCATCATCGGTACCCCCGGTCGCATCGAGGACCTCATCAACCAGGGCAAGCTCGATCTGTCCGAGGTGCAGGTCTCGGTGCTGGACGAGGCCGACCACATGGCGGAGCTCGGATTCGCCGAGCCCGTGCAGCGCATCCTGCGTCTGACGGGCGAGGGCAGCCAGAAGCTGCTGTTCTCCGCCACGCTCGACCGCGAGGTCGCGGCCCTCGTCGACGAGTTCCTCGTCGACCCTGCCGTCTACGAGGTCGCGGGTGAGACGCAGGAGACCGGAACGATCGACCACCGCGTCTTCGTCGTCGACCACCGCGACAAGGCCGAGCTGCTCGCATCCCTCGTGGACCGCGACGGCAAGACGCTCGTCTTCTCGCGCACCCGCGCGTTCGCCGAGATGCTCGTCGAGAACTTCGAGGATGCCGGCATCTCCGCCGTCGCCCTGCACGGAGACCTCAACCAGGCCAAGCGCACGCGCAACCTGCAGCGCCTGACCGACGGCAAGGTCAACGTGCTGGTCGCCACCGACGTGGCGGCGCGCGGCATCCACGTCGACGACATCGACCTGGTCATCCAGGCCGACGCTCCTGATGAGTACAAGACGTACCTGCACCGCTCGGGCCGCACCGGCCGCGCCGGCCGCAGCGGTACCGTCGTCACCCTGGTGCCGCGTCAGCGCCGCCGTCGCATGACGGAGCTGCTCTCGCGCGCCGAGATCGACGCGCCGTTCGAAGAGGTGCGCCCCGGCGATGACGTCGTCGAGGAGGTCGCCGGGCGCCAGCTCGCCGACGTCGCCTCCGCCTGA
- a CDS encoding acyl-CoA dehydrogenase family protein: protein MERDIYDEDHEAFREIVVEFIKRYGTNARREAWDAAGEIDRETMRAAGDAGIIGLSVPEEFGGAGMLQDYRFRAVVNEEVIRAGLGSLAGAFGIQDDLAVPYLAHFGTPEQKQKWLPGMATGEVIGALAMTEPGAGSDLRGISTVAKKVDGGWILNGAKTFISSGATADLVVTFVKTGEGNRPDAFSLVLVENGMEGFDHGKKLHKMGFAGHDTAELSFTDVFIPDENLIGGEPGHGFVQLMRNLPLERLSIGVAAAAAAEAGLRWTLEYTSSREAFGHAIADFQNTRFRLADMATTVDVLWAYVDRAIALYGEGKLTPEEAAKVKFWTTEREWEVLDAAVQLHGGYGYILEYPVARAFVDARVHRIYGGTNEIMREIVARQVTGRK, encoded by the coding sequence GTGGAACGCGACATCTACGACGAGGATCACGAGGCCTTCCGGGAGATCGTGGTCGAGTTCATCAAGCGCTACGGCACGAACGCCCGGCGCGAAGCGTGGGATGCGGCCGGTGAGATCGACCGCGAGACCATGAGGGCCGCCGGCGACGCCGGGATCATCGGGCTGTCGGTTCCCGAGGAGTTCGGCGGCGCGGGAATGCTGCAGGACTACCGCTTCCGTGCCGTGGTCAACGAGGAGGTCATCAGAGCCGGGCTCGGGTCGCTGGCCGGTGCCTTCGGCATCCAGGACGACCTCGCCGTGCCGTACCTCGCTCACTTCGGCACGCCGGAGCAGAAGCAGAAGTGGCTGCCCGGCATGGCCACCGGTGAGGTGATCGGCGCGCTCGCCATGACCGAGCCCGGTGCGGGCAGCGATCTGCGCGGTATCTCGACCGTGGCGAAGAAGGTGGACGGCGGGTGGATCCTCAACGGCGCCAAGACGTTCATCTCCTCCGGCGCGACGGCGGACCTCGTCGTCACCTTCGTCAAGACGGGCGAGGGCAACCGCCCCGACGCGTTCAGCCTCGTGCTCGTCGAGAACGGCATGGAGGGCTTCGACCACGGCAAGAAGCTGCACAAGATGGGCTTCGCCGGGCACGACACCGCGGAGCTGTCGTTCACCGACGTCTTCATCCCCGACGAGAACCTCATCGGGGGCGAACCCGGTCACGGCTTCGTGCAGCTCATGCGCAACCTCCCGCTCGAGCGACTGTCGATCGGCGTGGCCGCGGCCGCTGCTGCCGAGGCGGGCCTGCGCTGGACGCTCGAATACACGAGCAGCCGGGAGGCGTTCGGCCACGCGATCGCCGACTTCCAGAACACGCGCTTCCGTCTGGCCGACATGGCGACCACGGTCGACGTGCTGTGGGCCTACGTCGACCGCGCCATCGCCCTCTACGGCGAGGGCAAGCTCACGCCGGAGGAGGCAGCCAAGGTCAAGTTCTGGACGACGGAGCGCGAGTGGGAGGTGCTCGACGCCGCCGTCCAGCTGCACGGCGGTTACGGCTACATCCTCGAGTACCCGGTCGCCCGCGCGTTCGTCGACGCCCGCGTGCACCGCATCTACGGCGGCACGAACGAGATCATGCGCGAGATCGTCGCGCGTCAGGTGACCGGCCGGAAGTAG
- a CDS encoding ECF transporter S component, giving the protein MRLLQRPGVGLLVGLISGVVVLPYIGTNLWWAFFAELPFLLVLYRSWSTWLHVAGALIIGVSIRCSQPSTSTCGPCRCPR; this is encoded by the coding sequence TTGCGGCTGCTGCAGCGCCCCGGTGTGGGCCTTCTCGTGGGCCTCATCTCGGGGGTCGTCGTGCTGCCCTACATCGGCACCAACCTGTGGTGGGCGTTCTTCGCCGAGCTGCCGTTCCTGCTGGTGCTGTACCGCTCATGGAGCACCTGGCTGCACGTCGCCGGCGCTCTCATCATCGGCGTGTCTATCCGCTGTTCGCAGCCGAGTACTTCGACCTGTGGACCATGCCGCTGCCCGCGATGA
- a CDS encoding TetR/AcrR family transcriptional regulator — protein sequence MTDGADSPERRRLAQLVADLILENGLIDLSLSGIARAVGSNNRMLLYYFGSKERLLEAASEIAIERFPYLAAVFERLAADDVPLRERLLRAWQDIGAPENRPYLVMFFHRFAVALGDPERWNEFLSHLGTGWAGRVRAVFVAEGWTPDAAELAATRVVAEWRGLQFALLCGMGPAQLTAAYERSIDELLEKPS from the coding sequence ATGACCGACGGCGCCGACAGCCCGGAACGCCGCCGGCTCGCGCAGCTCGTGGCCGACCTCATCCTCGAGAACGGCCTCATCGATCTCAGCCTGTCGGGCATCGCACGCGCGGTGGGCTCCAACAACCGGATGCTGCTGTACTACTTCGGTTCGAAGGAGCGGCTGTTGGAGGCCGCATCCGAGATCGCGATCGAGCGCTTCCCGTACCTCGCCGCCGTCTTCGAGCGCCTTGCCGCCGACGACGTCCCGCTGCGGGAACGCCTGCTGCGGGCGTGGCAGGACATCGGCGCCCCCGAGAACCGGCCGTACCTGGTGATGTTCTTCCACCGCTTCGCGGTCGCGCTCGGCGATCCCGAACGCTGGAACGAGTTCCTCTCGCACCTCGGCACGGGATGGGCGGGCCGCGTGCGCGCGGTGTTCGTCGCCGAGGGGTGGACTCCGGATGCGGCCGAGCTCGCCGCGACGCGCGTCGTCGCCGAGTGGCGCGGACTGCAGTTCGCGCTCCTGTGCGGAATGGGACCGGCGCAGCTGACGGCGGCCTACGAACGCAGTATCGACGAGCTCCTGGAGAAGCCGAGTTAG
- a CDS encoding energy-coupling factor transporter transmembrane component T, with translation MTATIDPFAAPAAASGARFLYALNPLAKFAAIIPPSLALVFVRDTTTPLVFLALAYALLLVGARATRQVMLTLFLALPAAVLVLGCGFAVWTDAAQVDTTPLVLQIGEWRLFSGALAIGFATALRLIAILALALAAGFTTSGADLARSLVQQLRVPYRIGYTALAAFRFVPRFAHELEVIRQAHRVRGSHGGRGPFAAIARWGGYIVPLLAGAIRHAERVALAMDARAFGAFPDRTERHPVPFRIRDVVFVLAFWAVSAAVLIIVRPWAGA, from the coding sequence ATGACGGCGACGATCGACCCGTTCGCGGCTCCCGCAGCGGCATCCGGGGCCCGTTTCCTCTACGCGCTCAATCCCCTCGCCAAGTTCGCGGCGATCATCCCGCCGAGCCTCGCGCTGGTCTTCGTGCGCGATACGACCACTCCGCTCGTGTTCCTCGCCCTCGCCTACGCGCTGCTGCTCGTGGGCGCGCGGGCAACGCGCCAGGTGATGCTCACACTGTTCCTGGCGCTGCCGGCCGCCGTTCTCGTGCTCGGATGCGGCTTCGCCGTGTGGACGGATGCCGCCCAGGTCGACACGACGCCGCTCGTGCTGCAGATCGGCGAGTGGCGGCTGTTCTCCGGCGCACTCGCGATCGGCTTCGCGACGGCGCTGCGCCTGATCGCGATCCTCGCGCTCGCCCTGGCGGCGGGCTTCACGACCTCGGGAGCCGATCTCGCCCGATCGCTCGTGCAGCAGCTGCGCGTGCCGTACCGCATCGGCTACACGGCTCTCGCCGCATTCCGATTCGTCCCGCGGTTCGCGCACGAACTCGAGGTGATCCGGCAGGCGCACCGGGTGCGCGGATCGCACGGCGGGCGGGGGCCCTTCGCCGCGATCGCCCGCTGGGGCGGGTACATCGTCCCCCTTCTCGCGGGTGCCATCCGGCACGCCGAGCGCGTCGCCCTCGCGATGGACGCGCGCGCGTTCGGCGCCTTCCCCGACCGCACCGAGCGTCATCCGGTGCCCTTCCGCATCCGCGACGTCGTCTTCGTCCTCGCGTTCTGGGCCGTCTCTGCGGCGGTCCTCATCATCGTGCGCCCGTGGGCCGGCGCCTGA
- a CDS encoding siderophore-interacting protein — MARFSRLVKPASPDLLHLRVLRTARLSEHWMRVTLGEGEIDRFVPLGYDQWFRIFLPVGGDEGLDRIPAKANKLLGYLKYLRIPDGLRPVMRNYTVRAYRAATADAGAEIDVDFVLHGTGPDAGPASRWAASARPGDSVVIIDEGLGFDPGRGVDRVILAADETGLPAVSGVCASLPVNATGVALIEVPSEADALAFDAPAGVEVRWLVRDAQTRPGALALAALEEIPLQAEGTHAFIVGEQSLPTSARRALVARGLDKASISFIGYWRLGAARSASQSAKVDA; from the coding sequence ATGGCTCGGTTCTCCCGCCTCGTGAAACCCGCCTCCCCCGACCTCCTGCATCTGCGGGTGCTCCGCACCGCACGCCTCAGCGAACACTGGATGCGGGTGACGCTCGGCGAGGGCGAGATCGACCGGTTCGTCCCGCTCGGCTACGACCAGTGGTTCCGCATCTTCCTCCCCGTCGGCGGCGACGAGGGTTTGGATCGGATCCCCGCGAAGGCGAACAAGCTGCTCGGGTACCTGAAGTACCTGCGCATCCCGGACGGGCTGCGTCCCGTCATGCGCAACTACACCGTGCGCGCGTATCGGGCAGCGACCGCGGACGCCGGCGCGGAGATCGACGTCGACTTCGTGCTGCACGGCACAGGACCCGACGCGGGCCCCGCGTCGCGGTGGGCCGCATCCGCACGCCCTGGTGACAGCGTCGTGATCATCGACGAGGGGCTCGGGTTCGACCCGGGACGCGGCGTCGATCGGGTGATCCTCGCCGCGGACGAGACGGGACTGCCCGCGGTGTCCGGAGTGTGCGCGTCGCTGCCGGTGAACGCGACGGGCGTCGCCCTGATCGAGGTGCCGTCCGAGGCCGACGCGCTCGCGTTCGACGCCCCCGCGGGCGTCGAGGTGCGGTGGCTCGTCCGCGACGCGCAGACCCGTCCCGGCGCCCTCGCCCTCGCCGCCCTCGAGGAGATCCCTCTGCAGGCGGAGGGCACACACGCGTTCATCGTCGGCGAGCAGTCGCTGCCGACGTCCGCCCGCCGCGCGCTCGTGGCCCGGGGCCTCGACAAGGCCTCGATCAGCTTCATCGGGTACTGGCGGCTGGGGGCGGCTCGCTCCGCGTCGCAGTCCGCGAAGGTCGACGCGTGA
- a CDS encoding M15 family metallopeptidase, with amino-acid sequence MISTASPETLTSRRAARVASGRLRRRRVAVACAAVAGVVVAALWVSALLGGAPVAAPGAQAGPPVAQSIPAPVFTRAPAAASICDDPAVAAAVAAGDDEAVIVAAGGGMSFREAVVSGTAPCISLSDPSRRWVVVNKQRPLNPLDYEPQGIVQVQGLKTFNAGVLRQDAAAALQQMAEAVETAGVGSLGQLSGYRSYDTQVTTYQENVARGGQAEAEVSSAKPGFSEHQLGLGMDLMPCGSGCGTLDDFGASPEGQWVAANAWQFGFIVRYEQGYTPVTGYEAEPWHLRYIGPELARAYHEGGWHTLEEFFGLPAAPSYTS; translated from the coding sequence GTGATCTCCACCGCGTCACCCGAGACGCTGACGTCGCGCCGCGCTGCGCGCGTCGCGTCCGGGCGCCTCCGCCGCCGTCGCGTCGCGGTCGCGTGCGCGGCGGTGGCCGGCGTCGTCGTGGCGGCCCTCTGGGTCAGCGCTCTCCTCGGGGGCGCGCCGGTGGCCGCTCCCGGCGCGCAGGCGGGGCCGCCGGTCGCGCAGAGCATTCCCGCGCCGGTCTTCACCCGGGCACCTGCTGCCGCATCCATCTGCGACGACCCGGCCGTCGCCGCGGCGGTCGCGGCCGGCGACGACGAGGCCGTGATCGTTGCCGCCGGTGGGGGGATGTCCTTTCGTGAGGCCGTCGTTTCCGGAACCGCGCCCTGTATCTCGCTGTCGGACCCTTCCCGCCGCTGGGTCGTCGTCAACAAACAGCGGCCCCTGAACCCGCTCGATTACGAGCCGCAGGGCATCGTGCAGGTGCAGGGTCTGAAGACGTTCAACGCCGGGGTGCTCCGCCAGGACGCCGCCGCAGCGCTGCAGCAGATGGCGGAGGCCGTCGAGACGGCCGGTGTCGGTTCGCTCGGGCAGCTCAGCGGCTACCGCTCCTACGACACCCAGGTGACGACGTATCAGGAGAACGTCGCGCGCGGCGGGCAGGCCGAGGCGGAGGTCTCCAGCGCGAAACCCGGTTTCAGCGAGCATCAGCTCGGGCTCGGGATGGACCTCATGCCCTGCGGCAGCGGATGCGGCACGCTCGACGACTTCGGTGCCTCGCCCGAAGGGCAGTGGGTGGCCGCGAACGCCTGGCAGTTCGGTTTCATCGTGCGGTACGAGCAGGGGTACACGCCCGTGACCGGGTACGAGGCGGAGCCCTGGCATCTGCGCTACATCGGACCCGAGCTGGCGCGCGCCTACCACGAGGGCGGCTGGCACACCCTCGAGGAGTTCTTCGGCCTGCCCGCAGCCCCCTCCTACACCAGCTGA